In Deinococcus irradiatisoli, the genomic stretch GCACCGCCAGCTGCGCCTGGCTCAGGCTGCCCACCCCGTGCAGCACGTTGGCGCTGACCTGGGCGTGGCCTTCTTCGCCGTGCAGCTTGCCCACGTCGTGCAGGGTGGCGGCGTACCACACCTCGTCGAGTTCGCGCTCGGCCAGCCCCAGACCGCGCCCCAGGCGCAGCGCCACCTCGGCCACCGCCTGGGCGTGGCCTACCGAGTCGAAATCCAGGCTCTCGGCCAGTTCGGCCACCGCATACGTCACCGTACGGGCCACGCTGCGGGCTTCCTCGCGGGCGTCGAGCAGGCCCAGCAACGCCGCCACCACCCCGGCGAACTTCTGGGCACGCTCCTGCTGCTCGGGCGTAAAGGCCTGGCCGTTGCTGCGGTCGAGCACCAGCGCGCCGAGGCTGCGACCCTTGTCGGACAGCGGCAGCACCAGCGAGGCGCTGACCTGGTTCATGCCGGCCTCGTCGAGCTGCGGGTGCAGCGATTCGTCGTTCATGGCGTAGAGTTCACGCGTGCCGCTGGTGTTCAGGCGCGGGCGGTTGGCGGTCCACGGACCGGCCAGGTTCAGGCCCACCAAGCGGCGCGGGTAGAGCAGCAC encodes the following:
- a CDS encoding HD domain-containing phosphohydrolase translates to MFRRPRPQPSPAAQDAAPAGQVELAPQTLGGAPAEYVEPDTAKLLGELLNRPTPEGLLDNALSQLSQRVGGDVKGYAVLRRGQDRVGAVLLYPRRLVGLNLAGPWTANRPRLNTSGTRELYAMNDESLHPQLDEAGMNQVSASLVLPLSDKGRSLGALVLDRSNGQAFTPEQQERAQKFAGVVAALLGLLDAREEARSVARTVTYAVAELAESLDFDSVGHAQAVAEVALRLGRGLGLAERELDEVWYAATLHDVGKLHGEEGHAQVSANVLHGVGSLSQAQLAVRHHHERWDGQGTPDKLSGEDIPLYARILTVADAYVRSGDLAAVRAQAGTALDPRLVGLLERSVHAAS